In Gemmatimonadota bacterium, the sequence GGGATCGATGGAGGGTGACGACACGTGCGATACCGGGTATTGATCGATCAGGATGAGGACGGGGTCTTCGTCGCGCAGGTCCCCAGTCTTCCCGGCTGTGTCAGTCAGGGCCGCACCCGCGCGGAGGCGATCGCGAACGTAAAGGAAGCGATCGCCGGATACCTCGAGAGTCTGGACGCGCACCGGGATCCCGTGCCGCCAGCGATCACGGAAGAGATCGTCGAGGTCTAGGCGTGGGCCGCCTTCCGGTCGTCTCGGGTCAAGAGTTGGTCCGAGCGCTGGGGCAGATCGGCTACGTCGTGGACCGTCAGAAGGGCAGTCACATCGTCCTCCGCCAGACCAATGAGCCCTTCCGGCGGGTCACTGTCCCGGATCACCGCGAGATCGCCAAAGGCACGCTCCGCGCGATCCTTCGCTCGGTCGGTCTGACTCCCGATGAGTTGGACGACCTGCTGACGTAGGGCGCGACCTCCCTCGCTACGGTCCCCCCGCCGGCTTCTACCGCTCCGACCAGGCCAGGAAGACGTGCGTGGTCTCGTCCCCACCGGCCGCCACCACCACCACCGAGCGACCTTCGCGCTCCGCCACCAGCGTGCCCTGCACGGTGCGGCGGTTCACGTCCAGGTCCTGGGTGCGCACGGTGAAGCCGTCGTCCTCCAGGACGTCGCCGTAGTAGCCGAGCACGGAGGCCAGATCGTCGCGGAGCTCGAAGCGGACGGCGCCCGCCTCTCCGGTCTCGGATTCCGCCGTGTACACCGTCCGCTCGCGGACCCGGCTGGGCGCGCGCGGCAGCCACCCGGGCGCCTCGCCGCCT encodes:
- a CDS encoding type II toxin-antitoxin system HicA family toxin, whose amino-acid sequence is MGRLPVVSGQELVRALGQIGYVVDRQKGSHIVLRQTNEPFRRVTVPDHREIAKGTLRAILRSVGLTPDELDDLLT
- a CDS encoding type II toxin-antitoxin system HicB family antitoxin, with the protein product MRYRVLIDQDEDGVFVAQVPSLPGCVSQGRTRAEAIANVKEAIAGYLESLDAHRDPVPPAITEEIVEV